Proteins found in one Candidatus Dormiibacterota bacterium genomic segment:
- a CDS encoding DUF2079 domain-containing protein, whose amino-acid sequence MPAGPLRTRELTPWLIGGVAAAVLLAVAALRWATFHSTAYDLAFFDQVVWNASVGNGLRSSFLDYGFFGQHLEPALLLLVPLYRLHPGPLWLLGAQSLALGLAVVPLWALAREWLGTRRAALAAVVAYLLQVGLARAAGFDFHTEALAVPFVFLALLGAARGSTPILLLAGAVPLLCKEDGALVTIGVGLLAMAVHRRRAGLVLAGGGLAAGTLATLVLMPRLRGGAAGDLIDRYRYIGATPAAVVAHLVTSPQTWLGHLVSAPAGPALLLALAGAGLLPLLRPAALAACLLPLLLALLAADPFQGGLRLHYGLPAVPLLVAAALLGWRSPRGRRLGAAAPALLVGGAAATWLLAAPLPWGPGPDRIELGGLDRAAAAAAALGRIPAGAPVAATGSLLTHLADRPVVLELPAGVGVAWVAVDGSGVLGSQSRAAGYDAAVAALPGRGYRRVATGGGVTVWHLGD is encoded by the coding sequence GTGCCCGCGGGCCCGCTGAGGACCCGCGAGCTCACCCCCTGGCTGATCGGCGGGGTGGCCGCGGCGGTGCTCCTCGCGGTCGCCGCGCTGCGCTGGGCCACCTTCCACAGCACCGCCTACGACCTCGCGTTCTTCGACCAGGTGGTGTGGAACGCCTCGGTGGGGAACGGGCTGCGCTCCAGCTTCCTCGACTACGGCTTCTTCGGCCAGCACCTCGAGCCCGCCCTCCTGCTCCTGGTGCCGCTCTACCGGCTCCACCCCGGCCCGCTCTGGCTGCTCGGCGCCCAGTCGCTCGCCCTCGGCCTCGCGGTGGTGCCGCTGTGGGCGCTCGCCCGCGAGTGGCTCGGGACCCGGCGCGCGGCGCTCGCCGCCGTGGTCGCGTACCTCCTCCAGGTGGGCCTCGCCCGGGCCGCTGGCTTCGACTTCCACACCGAGGCGCTGGCGGTGCCCTTCGTGTTCCTCGCCCTGCTCGGCGCGGCCCGGGGCAGCACCCCGATCCTCCTGCTCGCCGGCGCCGTCCCGCTGCTCTGCAAGGAGGACGGCGCCCTGGTGACCATCGGCGTCGGCCTGCTCGCGATGGCGGTGCACCGCCGCCGCGCCGGGCTGGTGCTCGCCGGCGGCGGGCTGGCGGCGGGGACGCTGGCCACGCTGGTGCTGATGCCCCGGCTTCGGGGCGGCGCCGCCGGCGACCTCATCGATCGCTACCGGTACATCGGCGCCACCCCGGCCGCGGTGGTGGCCCACCTGGTGACCTCCCCCCAGACCTGGCTCGGCCACCTGGTCTCCGCGCCCGCCGGGCCCGCGCTGCTGCTCGCCCTCGCCGGCGCCGGGCTGCTGCCGCTGCTGCGTCCCGCCGCCCTCGCCGCCTGCCTGCTGCCGCTGCTGCTCGCCCTGCTCGCCGCCGACCCGTTCCAGGGCGGGCTGCGCCTCCACTACGGGCTGCCCGCGGTGCCGCTGCTGGTCGCCGCCGCCCTGCTGGGGTGGCGCAGCCCGCGGGGCCGGAGGCTCGGCGCCGCCGCGCCCGCGCTGCTGGTCGGGGGCGCCGCCGCCACCTGGCTGCTGGCGGCGCCGCTGCCCTGGGGGCCCGGCCCCGACCGCATCGAGCTCGGCGGGCTCGATCGCGCCGCCGCCGCCGCCGCCGCGCTGGGGCGGATCCCGGCGGGGGCGCCGGTGGCCGCCACCGGGTCGCTGCTCACCCATCTCGCCGACCGGCCCGTGGTCCTCGAGCTGCCCGCCGGGGTCGGGGTCGCCTGGGTGGCGGTGGACGGGTCCGGGGTGCTGGGCTCGCAGAGCCGCGCCGCTGGCTACGACGCCGCCGTGGCGGCGCTCCCCGGGCGGGGCTACCGCCGCGTGGCCACCGGCGGCGGGGTGACGGTCTGGCATCTCGGGGACTGA
- a CDS encoding aminotransferase class V-fold PLP-dependent enzyme: MTAWEEGFGPAPGHPALELGSARVEALLDELTTRLRDNYPFFHPRYAGQMLKPPHPAAIAAHLATMLVNPNNHALDGGPATARMEREAVAMLAGMLHLPEDGLGHLTSSGTVANLEALFVARELHPGRGVACSEEAHYTHRRMCHLLGMGCEPVAADPAGRIDLDALETVLCTGRVGTVVLTAGTTGLGAVDPVDEALVLARRHGVRVHVDAAYGGFFAILAWAGDAAVPVAALRAIGGCDSVVVDPHKHGLQPYGCGAVLFRDASVARLYAHDSPYTYFTAAEGHLGEISLECSRAGAAAAALWLTLQAFPLTAGGLGAVLAAGLRAARHWWELLGDSETLTPVLRPELDIVTLVPRAPRSLSALDAACRAMLEEGMAGPDPVFLSLLRVDAGRLLAALPGLARDAAAARVLRSVLMKPAHELWVERLHARVEGLALSAGGASR; encoded by the coding sequence ATGACCGCGTGGGAGGAGGGCTTCGGGCCGGCGCCCGGCCACCCCGCCCTCGAGCTCGGGTCCGCCCGGGTCGAGGCCCTGCTCGACGAGCTCACCACCCGGCTGCGCGACAACTACCCGTTCTTCCACCCTCGCTACGCCGGCCAGATGCTGAAGCCGCCCCACCCCGCCGCGATCGCCGCCCACCTCGCCACCATGCTCGTCAACCCCAACAACCACGCCCTCGACGGCGGCCCGGCGACGGCGAGGATGGAGCGCGAGGCGGTGGCGATGCTCGCCGGCATGCTGCACCTTCCCGAGGACGGCCTCGGCCATCTCACCAGCAGTGGCACGGTGGCCAACCTCGAGGCCCTCTTCGTCGCCCGCGAGCTCCACCCCGGACGGGGGGTCGCCTGCAGCGAGGAGGCGCACTACACCCACCGTCGGATGTGCCACCTGCTCGGCATGGGCTGCGAGCCGGTCGCCGCCGACCCCGCCGGGCGCATCGACCTCGACGCCCTGGAGACGGTGCTGTGCACCGGCCGGGTCGGCACCGTGGTGCTGACCGCCGGCACCACCGGGCTCGGCGCGGTCGACCCCGTCGACGAGGCGCTCGTCCTCGCCCGCCGCCACGGGGTGCGGGTGCACGTCGACGCCGCCTACGGCGGTTTCTTCGCCATCCTCGCCTGGGCGGGCGACGCCGCGGTGCCGGTGGCGGCGCTGCGGGCGATCGGCGGCTGCGACTCCGTGGTGGTCGACCCCCACAAGCACGGGCTGCAGCCCTACGGGTGCGGGGCGGTGCTCTTCCGCGACGCCTCGGTGGCCCGGCTCTATGCGCACGACTCGCCCTACACCTACTTCACCGCCGCGGAGGGGCACCTCGGCGAGATCAGCCTGGAGTGCTCCCGGGCCGGCGCCGCGGCGGCGGCGCTCTGGCTCACCCTGCAGGCCTTCCCGCTCACCGCCGGCGGCCTCGGCGCGGTGCTCGCCGCCGGGCTGCGGGCGGCACGCCACTGGTGGGAGCTGCTCGGGGACTCGGAGACGCTGACCCCGGTGCTGCGTCCCGAGCTCGACATCGTCACCCTGGTGCCCCGCGCGCCACGCTCACTCTCCGCCCTCGACGCCGCCTGCCGGGCGATGCTCGAGGAGGGCATGGCCGGCCCCGACCCGGTCTTCCTCAGCCTGCTGCGCGTCGACGCGGGCCGTCTGCTCGCCGCGCTGCCGGGCCTGGCCCGCGACGCCGCCGCGGCCCGGGTGCTGCGCAGCGTGCTGATGAAGCCGGCGCACGAGCTCTGGGTGGAGCGGCTGCACGCGAGGGTGGAGGGGCTCGCCCTCAGCGCAGGCGGCGCCAGCAGGTGA
- a CDS encoding class I SAM-dependent methyltransferase produces the protein MLHDDRRRAVSFGDDPDAYDRERPSYPTALIDELVSTGPRQVLDVGCGTGKAGRLLVERGCEVLGVEPDPRMAALARAHGLEVEVSRFEDWDAAGRRFDLAVCGQAWHWVDPHGGARAAAQALRPEARLALFWNRGTHDPETQAALDEVYSRLVPAMRGGSAPLGTMGSQRAVSHDEALTTAGSFGPAETFAYEWARDYSRERWLELLGTHSDHRVLPDADRARLLEAVGDVVDRLGGSIRLNYRTVLTCWRRLR, from the coding sequence GTGCTCCACGACGACCGCCGCCGCGCCGTCTCCTTCGGTGACGACCCCGACGCCTACGACCGCGAGCGGCCCTCGTACCCGACGGCGCTGATCGACGAGCTCGTCTCCACCGGCCCGCGCCAGGTCCTCGACGTCGGCTGCGGCACCGGCAAGGCGGGCCGGCTGCTGGTCGAGCGCGGCTGCGAGGTGCTCGGGGTCGAGCCCGACCCGCGGATGGCGGCCCTCGCCCGCGCCCACGGGCTCGAGGTCGAGGTGTCCAGGTTCGAGGACTGGGATGCCGCCGGGCGCCGGTTCGACCTCGCCGTGTGCGGCCAGGCGTGGCACTGGGTCGACCCCCACGGCGGCGCCCGGGCGGCGGCGCAGGCGCTGCGTCCGGAGGCACGGCTCGCCCTCTTCTGGAACCGGGGCACCCACGATCCCGAGACCCAGGCAGCCCTCGACGAGGTGTACTCGCGGCTGGTCCCGGCGATGCGCGGGGGCTCCGCACCGCTCGGCACGATGGGCTCGCAGCGCGCCGTCAGCCACGACGAGGCGCTCACCACGGCCGGCTCCTTCGGCCCCGCGGAGACCTTCGCCTACGAGTGGGCGCGCGACTACTCGCGGGAGCGCTGGCTCGAGCTGCTCGGCACCCACAGCGATCACCGGGTGCTGCCCGACGCCGACCGGGCCCGCCTGCTCGAGGCGGTCGGCGACGTCGTCGACCGGCTCGGCGGGAGCATCCGTCTCAACTACCGGACGGTGCTCACCTGCTGGCGCCGCCTGCGCTGA
- a CDS encoding PaaI family thioesterase — MAGEWTPDALLHVGFPGVAHGGLVSAVLDDVMGRSTVLLRRWTVTARLEVRYRGPAPAGTPLRVEGWMTGLRRRVITTRGRLLLSGGGVVAEASGTYLPLTPELERQMVERWPGFAAYLGDAAV, encoded by the coding sequence GTGGCCGGCGAGTGGACCCCTGACGCGCTGCTCCACGTCGGCTTCCCCGGCGTCGCCCACGGCGGCCTGGTCTCGGCGGTGCTCGACGACGTCATGGGCCGCAGCACCGTGCTGCTGCGCCGGTGGACGGTCACCGCACGCCTCGAGGTGCGCTACCGCGGACCCGCGCCGGCGGGGACGCCGCTGCGCGTGGAGGGATGGATGACCGGGCTGCGCCGCCGCGTGATCACCACCAGGGGGCGGCTGCTGCTCTCCGGCGGCGGGGTCGTCGCCGAGGCGTCCGGCACCTACCTGCCGCTCACCCCGGAGCTGGAGCGCCAGATGGTGGAGCGCTGGCCCGGGTTCGCCGCCTACCTCGGAGACGCGGCCGTCTGA
- the serS gene encoding serine--tRNA ligase yields the protein MIALQRIREEPELIREGARLKGEPAPVDEILELDEQARALRAEMEALRAEQNRESKAIRGRPTDEQRERLAGFKRRIQEAEETLGTLEARIQDLLLVVPNPPHPSVPVGTSDADNLTVRTWGEPAEFSFTPRPHHDLGDRLGIFDFERAAKISGARFAVLRGDGARLQRALVTYMLDMATTRNGYTEIAPPYLVRREAMVGTGNLPKFEDDAFHTDGDMFLIPTAEVPVTNLYREEILDGEQLPIRHVAYTPCWRREAGAAGKDTRGYIRLHQFDKVELVKFVEPDGSLDELEGLVADAESVLQGLGIHYRVLLMCTGDMGFAQWKKYDLEAWCPGMERWLEVSSCSVFADFQARRADIRYRPAAQAKPRFLHTINGSALAVPRTFDAVLETYQQEDGSILVPEVLRGYMGGQERLS from the coding sequence GTGATCGCCCTCCAGCGCATCCGCGAGGAGCCCGAGCTGATCCGCGAGGGGGCCCGCCTCAAGGGCGAGCCAGCCCCCGTCGACGAGATCCTCGAGCTCGACGAGCAGGCCCGCGCCCTGCGCGCCGAGATGGAGGCGCTGCGCGCCGAGCAGAACCGTGAGAGCAAGGCGATCCGGGGGAGGCCGACCGACGAGCAGCGCGAGCGGCTGGCCGGGTTCAAGCGCCGCATCCAGGAGGCCGAGGAGACCCTGGGCACCCTCGAGGCGCGGATCCAGGACCTCCTGCTGGTGGTGCCGAACCCGCCGCATCCCAGCGTGCCGGTGGGCACCAGCGACGCCGACAACCTCACCGTGCGCACCTGGGGCGAGCCCGCCGAGTTCAGCTTCACCCCGAGGCCGCACCACGATCTCGGCGACCGGCTGGGGATCTTCGACTTCGAGCGCGCCGCCAAGATCAGCGGGGCGCGCTTCGCGGTGCTGCGCGGCGACGGCGCCCGCCTCCAGCGCGCGCTCGTCACGTACATGCTGGACATGGCCACAACCCGCAACGGCTACACCGAGATCGCGCCCCCCTATCTGGTGCGCCGCGAGGCGATGGTCGGCACCGGCAACCTACCCAAGTTCGAGGACGACGCCTTCCACACCGACGGGGACATGTTCCTCATCCCCACCGCCGAGGTCCCGGTCACCAACCTCTACCGCGAGGAGATCCTCGACGGCGAGCAGCTGCCGATCCGCCACGTCGCCTACACCCCGTGCTGGCGCCGCGAGGCCGGCGCCGCGGGGAAGGACACCCGCGGCTACATCCGCCTCCACCAGTTCGACAAGGTGGAGCTGGTGAAGTTCGTCGAGCCGGACGGCTCGCTCGACGAGCTCGAGGGCCTGGTCGCCGACGCCGAGTCGGTGCTGCAGGGCCTCGGGATCCACTACCGGGTGCTGCTGATGTGCACCGGCGACATGGGCTTCGCGCAGTGGAAGAAGTACGACCTCGAGGCCTGGTGCCCGGGGATGGAGCGCTGGCTCGAGGTCTCCTCCTGCAGCGTCTTCGCGGACTTCCAGGCGCGTCGCGCCGACATCCGCTACCGGCCGGCGGCGCAGGCCAAGCCCCGCTTCCTCCACACCATCAACGGCAGCGCCCTGGCGGTGCCGCGCACCTTCGACGCGGTGCTCGAGACCTACCAGCAGGAGGACGGGTCGATCCTCGTCCCCGAGGTGCTCCGCGGCTACATGGGCGGCCAGGAGCGGCTGTCCTGA
- the lysS gene encoding lysine--tRNA ligase: protein MAEQDLIAERRRKVEELAALGVPAYGVDFRPDTTLDGALAQLTAFEADAGPAPEGGAPREGPAVTVAGRVMQLRPSGGVAFAHIEDEDRRLQLWIPRDRVGLGAWEVVRRLDLGDIVGVRGRLTRTRRGEPSVLADEVVLLVKALRPPPEKFHGLQDQETRYRRRYLDLLSNAGQRRHFATRSAIVRSVRATLDGRGFLEVETPILQPIAGGASAKPFSTHWNALHTDVYLRIAIELHLKRLLVGGYRRVYEMGRVFRNEGLSPRHNPEFTMLEAYEAYGDYTTMRELAEAIVVDAAHAAGAQPEPAEEGGSSPCLNPLARRLGGRELDLTPPFRTARMVDLVAERCGFDPLAAWDAGTLLDEARRLEVEPPPGAGPGGILLEIYEQQVEGTLWDPTFVLDYPAEVSPLARRRSDDPRFTERFELIVAGRELANAFSELNDPIDQRARFEDQARKRAAGDAEAQPLDEDFLEAIETGMPPAGGLGIGIDRLVMLLTDSPTIRDVLLFPTMRPQPPATGETR, encoded by the coding sequence ATGGCTGAGCAGGACCTGATCGCCGAGCGGCGGCGCAAGGTCGAGGAGCTGGCGGCGCTGGGGGTGCCCGCGTACGGCGTCGACTTCCGTCCCGACACCACCCTCGACGGGGCCCTGGCGCAGCTCACCGCCTTCGAGGCGGACGCGGGACCCGCCCCGGAGGGCGGTGCGCCCCGCGAGGGCCCGGCGGTCACCGTCGCCGGCAGGGTGATGCAGCTGCGTCCCTCCGGCGGGGTCGCCTTCGCCCACATCGAGGACGAGGACCGCCGCCTCCAGCTCTGGATCCCGCGCGACCGGGTCGGACTGGGGGCGTGGGAGGTGGTGCGCCGCCTCGACCTCGGCGACATCGTCGGAGTCCGCGGCCGGCTCACCCGCACCCGCCGGGGGGAGCCGAGCGTGCTCGCCGACGAGGTCGTGCTCCTGGTCAAGGCGCTGCGGCCGCCGCCCGAGAAGTTCCACGGGCTCCAGGACCAGGAGACCCGCTACCGGCGGCGCTACCTCGACCTGCTCAGCAACGCCGGCCAGCGCCGCCACTTCGCGACCCGCTCCGCGATCGTGCGCTCGGTGCGCGCCACCCTCGACGGGCGCGGCTTCCTCGAGGTCGAGACGCCCATCCTCCAGCCGATCGCCGGCGGCGCCAGCGCGAAGCCGTTCTCGACCCACTGGAACGCGCTCCACACCGACGTGTACCTGCGCATCGCCATCGAGCTCCACCTCAAGCGGCTGCTGGTCGGCGGCTACCGGCGTGTCTACGAGATGGGCCGGGTCTTCCGCAACGAGGGGCTCTCGCCGCGCCACAACCCCGAGTTCACGATGCTCGAGGCCTACGAGGCGTACGGTGACTACACCACGATGCGGGAGCTGGCCGAGGCGATCGTGGTCGACGCCGCCCACGCTGCCGGGGCGCAGCCGGAGCCCGCCGAGGAGGGCGGCTCCTCGCCCTGCCTGAACCCGCTGGCGCGCCGGCTCGGTGGCCGCGAGCTCGACCTCACCCCGCCCTTCCGCACCGCGCGGATGGTCGACCTGGTCGCCGAGCGCTGCGGCTTCGACCCGCTCGCCGCCTGGGACGCCGGGACGCTGCTCGACGAGGCCCGCCGCCTCGAGGTCGAGCCCCCGCCCGGCGCGGGCCCCGGCGGCATCCTCCTCGAGATCTACGAGCAGCAGGTCGAGGGGACGCTCTGGGACCCCACCTTCGTGCTCGACTACCCGGCCGAGGTCTCTCCGCTGGCGCGGCGCCGCTCCGACGACCCCCGCTTCACCGAGCGCTTCGAGCTGATCGTCGCCGGCCGCGAGCTCGCCAACGCCTTCAGCGAGCTCAACGACCCCATCGACCAGCGAGCGCGCTTCGAGGACCAGGCCCGCAAGCGCGCCGCCGGCGACGCCGAGGCGCAGCCCCTCGACGAGGACTTCCTGGAGGCGATCGAGACCGGCATGCCACCGGCCGGCGGCCTGGGCATCGGCATCGACCGGCTCGTCATGCTGCTCACCGACAGCCCCACCATCCGCGACGTGCTGCTCTTTCCCACGATGCGCCCCCAGCCGCCGGCCACCGGAGAGACCAGGTGA
- the greA gene encoding transcription elongation factor GreA: MLDKPVLLTKEGLHKLQKELEELRTNRRSEIAERIKYAMEFGDISENAEYDDAKNEQGMLEGRILTLEKMIRNAVIIEEQHDGRVQVGSRVTVRDEFGEEEYHVVGPAEVDVAKGRISMESPVGKALLGHRIGEEVRVATPGGVRPVTIVRVS; encoded by the coding sequence ATGCTCGACAAGCCCGTCCTCCTGACCAAGGAGGGCCTGCACAAGCTCCAGAAGGAGCTGGAGGAGCTGCGCACCAACCGGCGCAGCGAGATCGCCGAGCGCATCAAGTACGCAATGGAGTTCGGCGACATCAGCGAGAACGCCGAGTACGACGACGCCAAGAACGAGCAGGGCATGCTCGAGGGCCGCATCCTCACCCTCGAGAAGATGATCCGCAACGCGGTGATCATCGAGGAGCAGCACGACGGCCGCGTCCAGGTGGGCTCGCGGGTGACGGTGCGCGACGAGTTCGGCGAGGAGGAGTACCACGTCGTCGGCCCCGCCGAGGTCGACGTCGCCAAGGGCCGCATCTCGATGGAGTCGCCGGTGGGCAAGGCGCTCCTCGGCCATCGCATCGGCGAGGAGGTGCGGGTCGCGACCCCTGGTGGGGTCCGCCCCGTCACCATCGTCCGCGTCTCCTGA
- the dusB gene encoding tRNA dihydrouridine synthase DusB → MTATAATRLARLRLGTLELRSPVLVAPMAGITDAPFRAIAAEMGAGLVCTEMVAAEAVARSIEASLRLLDFPTGVGSPVGAQFVGSDPEIMAEAARVAVDRGAQTVDVNLGCPVRKVVGLGNGAALARDIAATARVLGAMTAAVDVPVTAKMRLGWDHSTINAPELARALQDVGVAMVTVHGRTRCQGYAGSADWDEIARVKEAVDIPVIGSGDAMDVRRMAAEVESGRVDGVVVARGMLGNFWLVRQAAHRLATGELLEEQPFAERVALARRHLHELIAYYGERRALKIGRKYVAWTIRGCAGASRLRAAVQDLDTPERVDELFDAALATGESSGGWFRPVFTSGEG, encoded by the coding sequence ATGACCGCCACCGCCGCGACCCGGCTCGCCCGGCTGCGCCTCGGCACCCTGGAGCTTCGCTCCCCGGTGCTGGTCGCCCCGATGGCGGGCATCACCGACGCCCCCTTCCGCGCGATCGCGGCGGAGATGGGGGCGGGGCTGGTGTGCACCGAGATGGTCGCCGCCGAGGCGGTGGCGCGCAGCATCGAGGCGAGCCTGCGGCTGCTCGACTTCCCCACCGGCGTCGGCAGCCCGGTGGGCGCCCAGTTCGTGGGCAGCGACCCGGAGATCATGGCCGAGGCGGCACGGGTGGCCGTCGATCGCGGCGCCCAGACCGTGGACGTGAACCTCGGCTGCCCGGTGCGCAAGGTGGTGGGCCTGGGCAACGGCGCCGCGCTCGCCCGCGACATCGCCGCCACGGCGAGGGTGCTGGGGGCGATGACCGCGGCGGTCGACGTCCCGGTGACCGCGAAGATGCGGCTGGGCTGGGACCACTCCACCATCAACGCGCCCGAGCTCGCCCGCGCCCTCCAGGACGTGGGCGTCGCCATGGTCACGGTCCACGGCCGCACCCGCTGCCAGGGCTACGCGGGCAGCGCCGACTGGGACGAGATCGCCCGGGTGAAGGAGGCCGTCGACATCCCCGTGATCGGCAGCGGCGACGCCATGGACGTGCGGCGGATGGCCGCCGAGGTGGAGAGCGGCCGGGTCGACGGCGTCGTCGTCGCCCGGGGCATGCTCGGCAACTTCTGGCTGGTGCGCCAGGCCGCCCACCGCCTCGCCACCGGCGAGCTGCTCGAGGAGCAGCCCTTCGCCGAGCGGGTGGCGCTCGCCCGCCGCCATCTCCACGAGCTCATCGCCTACTACGGCGAGCGCCGCGCGCTGAAGATCGGCCGCAAGTACGTCGCCTGGACCATCCGCGGCTGCGCCGGCGCCTCCAGGCTGCGCGCCGCGGTGCAGGACCTCGACACCCCGGAGCGCGTCGACGAGCTCTTCGACGCCGCCCTCGCCACCGGCGAGTCGTCGGGGGGCTGGTTCCGCCCGGTCTTCACCAGCGGCGAGGGGTGA
- a CDS encoding type III pantothenate kinase, giving the protein MLLAIDVGNSNIVVGVFEGERLVADFRLRTDAHATGDELGLTVTGLLRSRGVEVSTITGVVVSSVVPTLSRSIEGLAQVFFGLSPMVVGPGVRTGMRILYDDPRQVGADRIVNAIAAYRRDGGPAVLVDFGTATTFDAISAHGEYLGGAIAPGMLISLEALVARAAKLSRVDLVAPGSVIGRTTTASMQAGMVYGYVGLIEGLVSRMRAELGPGTRVIGTGGIAELIASETDCIEVVDQRLTLDGLRLIHELNS; this is encoded by the coding sequence ATGCTGCTCGCCATCGACGTGGGCAACTCGAACATCGTCGTCGGGGTCTTCGAGGGCGAGCGGCTGGTCGCCGACTTCCGGCTGCGCACCGACGCGCACGCCACCGGCGACGAGCTCGGTCTGACCGTCACCGGCCTGCTGCGCAGCCGGGGCGTCGAGGTCTCGACGATCACCGGCGTGGTGGTGAGCAGCGTCGTCCCCACCCTGTCGCGGAGCATCGAGGGTCTCGCCCAGGTCTTCTTCGGCCTCAGCCCGATGGTGGTCGGCCCCGGGGTGCGCACCGGGATGCGCATCCTCTACGACGATCCCCGGCAGGTGGGCGCCGACCGCATCGTCAACGCCATCGCCGCCTACCGCCGCGACGGCGGCCCGGCGGTGCTCGTCGACTTCGGCACCGCCACCACCTTCGACGCCATCTCCGCCCACGGCGAGTACCTCGGCGGGGCGATCGCGCCGGGGATGCTGATCAGCCTCGAGGCGCTGGTGGCCCGCGCCGCCAAGCTGAGCCGCGTCGACCTGGTCGCCCCCGGCTCGGTGATCGGCCGGACCACCACCGCGAGCATGCAGGCGGGGATGGTGTACGGGTACGTGGGGCTGATCGAGGGCCTGGTGTCCCGGATGCGGGCGGAGCTCGGGCCCGGGACCCGGGTGATCGGGACCGGGGGGATCGCCGAGCTGATCGCCTCGGAGACCGACTGCATCGAGGTCGTGGACCAGCGGTTGACGCTGGATGGGTTGAGACTGATCCACGAGTTGAACTCGTAG